Part of the Caulifigura coniformis genome, TCCACCGCCGACGTGACTGGGACGCTTTCCTCCTCCGCCATGAGCGATGGGTGAGGGACGGGAATGCGCGCCACCGGATGGGCGATTGACCTGTGGTCGGGCGGAGGGACGCCCACCACCCAGGTGGGGCGCACCGGCGTGTCCGCCAGCGTGATGACTTCCTCCGCCTCCCCCGGGCCGTGCTCGGCCGCCAGAAGGCCGGCCCCCTTTCAGGCCGGAACCAGCGGCGACTGGAGGCACCAACAGGAGTGCGACGACGACACTCATCGCGCGATGTGTTTGCATATCACTTCCCCTCCTCGCTGGTCGCGGCCTCAGCGGACGGTGCTGCGGTGCGAACGACAGTGACAGCAGCAACGCGGGGGACAGGCTCGCCATTGACTTCATGGCCGACGAGTCCGATCTTCATCGAGTTGTCGTCGACCGGCGTGATGACATAGGTTCCGGAGGCGACGCCGGCGTCCGCGAGGGTCTGCGTCGATTTGACGAGCCAGTCGCCGCCATTCTTCGACCAGATGGCTTCGCCGAACGAGCCATCGGCATTGAACGTCCACGACCGGATTTCGTGGGAACGCGGATCCCAGCCGATGATCTGGGTTCCCGACATCTCTTCTTCCTCCCCGAACTGGGTCGAGAAGCGGCGGACAAGAAAATTCCCGCCGCGCGACCACGCGAATGACGAGGTGGTCGCGATTCCTTCCGTCTGGTCGGCCCAGTCGCCCACCATCCACGCGAGTTGCTGAAGGGCATCGTTCGCGGTTTCCGGCTGGGGAACCGGCGACTCCTCGACGCTATCGAGCAACCATGCATCTCCCTGTTTCACCAGGAGCGCGGAGAATTCGATGACGGCCGGTTCCTCACCGGGGATAAGCGTTGTGACTGTTCCCTCGGCCTGCGCGACCGTGGGCGTCACCATCCGAACTTCGCCGGCCTCGACGGACAGCTTCGCTTCGGGAATCTCCTTGAATGCCGTTTCGAGATCCCGAACGATCGCGTCACGGCCGCGGGTCTTGACCCCCGTGGCGCGGTCGACGTGGACCCCCGCTTCCGTCCAGAGTTTGCCGACGGCCGCGGCATCGCGCTTGTTGAAGGCCTCTTCGTAGGCCCTGGTCACGGCTCCCATGCTGGCCTTGTCCTTGTCGTCACGCGTGTCCTGCGCGGTCGTCGGACGCGGATGGGCGGCCAGGAGAACTCCGACCACTAGAGAGCAGTGCGCCACTTGTCGCGAGGTCATGCTTCACTCCGGCAGAGACCTGGACGCCGCAATCGGCGTCACAATCGGGTGGACATCCGAACTCGAATACAGGCTGAGCCCGTCTTCAACAGACTTCAAACACTCGTTGACTGAGTCCCAGCATTGCCTCGGTCGATCGGGAAAGTCCAGCGCAGCGAACGCCCGCGCGAAGAGGCGTTGATCGCAATGAATCGGATGAAGGGACCGCTTACAATCCCGCCATGACCCGCGACGAAATCTTCTCGGCGAGCCTCCAGTACTTTCTCGCGCCCATTCGCGACCTGCTGGGAGATCATGACGTCACCGAAATCATGGTGAACGGCCCGGATGAAGTGTTCGTCGAACGCGGCGGGCGGCTGTTCTCGACCGATCGAACGTTCTCCAGCGACGACGCGCTGCGGTCGGCCGTCCACAACATAGCCCAGTACGTTGGACGCGAAATCAACGCCGATCAGCCGATTCTCGACGCCCGGCTGCCCGATGGTTCCCGAGTACACGTCGTCATCCCTCCCAGTTCGCGGGGCGGAGTCTGCCTGACGATCCGCAAGTTCCGGCGCGACACGCTGACTCTGTCGGACTTCGTGCGGCTGGGAAGCCTGTCGGAGATGGCGGCGGAGTTTCTGTCGATCGCTGTTCGCCTGCGGAAGAACATTCTCGTTGCTGGTGGCACTGGGACCGGGAAGACCACGTTTCTCAATGGGTTGTCGTTCGCGATTCCCGCTGATGAACGGATCATCGTGATCGAGGACAGCTCTGAACTCCGGCTGGGGCAACCGCACACCGTTTACCTGGAGGCCCAGACTGCGGATTCCGCGGGACGTGGGGCCGTTTCGATCCGGCAGC contains:
- a CDS encoding SgcJ/EcaC family oxidoreductase, whose product is MTSRQVAHCSLVVGVLLAAHPRPTTAQDTRDDKDKASMGAVTRAYEEAFNKRDAAAVGKLWTEAGVHVDRATGVKTRGRDAIVRDLETAFKEIPEAKLSVEAGEVRMVTPTVAQAEGTVTTLIPGEEPAVIEFSALLVKQGDAWLLDSVEESPVPQPETANDALQQLAWMVGDWADQTEGIATTSSFAWSRGGNFLVRRFSTQFGEEEEMSGTQIIGWDPRSHEIRSWTFNADGSFGEAIWSKNGGDWLVKSTQTLADAGVASGTYVITPVDDNSMKIGLVGHEVNGEPVPRVAAVTVVRTAAPSAEAATSEEGK
- a CDS encoding CpaF family protein; amino-acid sequence: MTRDEIFSASLQYFLAPIRDLLGDHDVTEIMVNGPDEVFVERGGRLFSTDRTFSSDDALRSAVHNIAQYVGREINADQPILDARLPDGSRVHVVIPPSSRGGVCLTIRKFRRDTLTLSDFVRLGSLSEMAAEFLSIAVRLRKNILVAGGTGTGKTTFLNGLSFAIPADERIIVIEDSSELRLGQPHTVYLEAQTADSAGRGAVSIRQLFMASLRMRPDRIIVGEVRGGEALDMLQSMLSGHSGSLTTVHASTPRDALVRLETLSLMSDVELPVYVARAQAASAIHLVVQLSRSSEDGRRRVTRITEQTGLDDANRYTFRDLFRLDVGRRGPELVHTGEGASFAGELREQGLESEARLSASVWK